The following proteins are co-located in the Nocardia bhagyanarayanae genome:
- a CDS encoding class I SAM-dependent methyltransferase produces the protein MTEDYRILNRANWDERASLHAASPDYRVARFAAEPDFLSPVVRFDLPLLGDVRGLRGVHLQCHIGTDTISLARLGARMTGLDFSPASLAQARELAERTGSDVDFVEADVYEAVSVLGSERFDLVFTGIGALCWLPSIERWAQTVAGLLRPGGRLFLREGHPMLGAIDESVTDGLTLGYPYFETPEPMVFSDDSTYVETDGRLGQTTIHEWNHGLGEVVSALLANGLTLTGLTEHRSVPWNALPGRMTRDEHDEWRLIEHPERVPLSYTLQARKS, from the coding sequence GTGACCGAGGACTATCGCATCCTGAACAGGGCCAACTGGGACGAGCGGGCGTCGTTGCATGCCGCGTCGCCGGACTATCGGGTGGCGCGGTTTGCGGCGGAGCCCGACTTTCTCAGTCCGGTAGTTCGTTTCGACCTGCCGCTGCTCGGTGATGTGCGCGGGCTGCGCGGTGTGCACCTGCAGTGCCATATCGGCACGGACACGATCTCGCTGGCTCGGCTCGGCGCTCGGATGACCGGTCTCGACTTCAGTCCGGCGTCCCTCGCGCAGGCCCGCGAGCTCGCGGAACGAACGGGGTCCGACGTGGATTTCGTCGAAGCCGATGTGTACGAAGCGGTCTCGGTGCTCGGCTCGGAGCGATTCGATCTGGTTTTCACCGGTATCGGCGCGCTGTGCTGGCTGCCGAGCATCGAAAGATGGGCGCAGACCGTAGCCGGGTTGCTGCGACCGGGCGGCCGCCTGTTCCTGCGCGAAGGCCATCCGATGCTGGGGGCCATCGACGAGTCCGTCACGGACGGGTTGACCCTCGGCTACCCGTATTTCGAAACACCCGAGCCGATGGTCTTCTCCGACGATTCCACCTACGTCGAGACCGACGGCCGCCTCGGGCAGACCACCATCCACGAGTGGAACCACGGCCTCGGCGAAGTCGTCTCCGCGCTGCTGGCCAACGGACTGACGCTCACCGGCCTCACCGAACACCGCAGCGTCCCGTGGAACGCGCTACCGGGCCGGATGACCCGCGACGAGCACGACGAGTGGCGGCTGATCGAGCATCCCGAACGCGTCCCGCTCAGCTACACCTTGCAGGCGCGCAAGAGCTGA
- a CDS encoding ribonuclease J has protein sequence MTTPRRPRRTASRPAGAPEPTPVERERTERPTAEPVAAQPETVAQPQTPAQPEAAAQPEAAAQPEAAAQRRPETPQRPEQAESPRAESGRRSDRGKRQQAAQERQPEQARQNGQSRRSGRGRQGRRGEQPPAQPPVVAAQDRLGTPPKLPKNGLRVFALGGIGEIGRNMTVFEYGGKLLIVDCGVLFPEDQQPGVDLILPDFRPIEDRMDDVVAIVLTHGHEDHIGAVPFLLRMRGDIPVIGAKFTLALVAAKCREHRLHPKLMEVVEGETTIHGPFECEYFAVNHSIPDAIAVAIRTPAGVVLHTGDIKLDQLPLDGRLTDLAGFSRLGDEGVDLFLVDSTNAEVPGFVTPEREIGGVLDNVIGKARNRVIVASFASHVHRIQQVVDVAQKYGRRICFVGRSMVRNMQIAQDLGYLTVPDGVVVDLDVAATLPGDRLVLISTGSQGEPLSALSRMARGDHRQIHIRADDLVVLASSLIPGNENSVFAVVNGLSRLGATVITQQNAKVHVSGHASAGELLYLYNAVRPTNAMPVHGEWRHLRANAALAVATGVPEDRVVLAEDGVVVDLVDGIASIVGRVPVGHVYVDGLSVGDVGESTLSDRLVLGEGGFIAITVAIDETTGKAVSTPELSGRGFSDDPTALAAAAELVEAELLRLAGEGVTDTHRIAQGVRRVVGRWVAEAYRRRPMIVPTVIAV, from the coding sequence ATGACGACTCCGCGCCGTCCGCGTCGCACCGCGTCCCGCCCAGCGGGCGCACCCGAACCCACTCCCGTCGAGCGGGAACGCACCGAAAGACCCACCGCCGAACCGGTGGCCGCGCAGCCGGAGACTGTCGCGCAGCCGCAGACCCCGGCGCAGCCCGAAGCCGCCGCGCAGCCCGAAGCCGCCGCGCAGCCCGAAGCCGCCGCGCAGCGCCGGCCCGAAACCCCGCAGCGGCCCGAGCAGGCCGAATCCCCGCGTGCCGAGTCGGGCAGAAGGTCCGACCGGGGCAAGAGGCAGCAGGCGGCTCAGGAACGGCAGCCGGAACAAGCACGGCAGAACGGCCAGAGCCGCAGATCCGGCCGCGGTCGCCAGGGCCGCCGCGGCGAGCAGCCGCCCGCCCAGCCGCCCGTGGTGGCGGCGCAGGACCGGCTCGGCACTCCGCCGAAGCTGCCCAAGAACGGTCTGCGCGTCTTCGCGCTCGGCGGCATCGGCGAGATCGGCCGGAACATGACCGTTTTCGAGTACGGCGGCAAGCTGCTGATCGTCGACTGCGGCGTGCTCTTCCCCGAGGACCAGCAGCCCGGCGTCGACCTGATCCTGCCCGACTTCCGTCCCATCGAGGACCGGATGGACGACGTCGTCGCGATCGTGCTCACCCACGGTCACGAGGACCACATCGGCGCGGTGCCGTTCCTGCTGCGCATGCGCGGTGACATCCCGGTGATCGGCGCCAAGTTCACTCTCGCGCTGGTGGCCGCGAAGTGCCGCGAGCATCGGCTGCACCCCAAGCTCATGGAGGTCGTCGAGGGCGAGACCACCATCCACGGTCCGTTCGAGTGCGAGTACTTCGCGGTCAACCACTCGATCCCGGACGCGATCGCGGTCGCCATCCGCACCCCGGCGGGCGTCGTGCTGCACACCGGCGACATCAAACTGGACCAGCTGCCGCTGGACGGACGGCTCACCGACCTGGCCGGTTTCTCCCGGCTCGGCGACGAGGGCGTCGACCTGTTCCTGGTCGACTCGACCAACGCCGAGGTGCCCGGTTTCGTCACGCCCGAACGCGAGATCGGCGGCGTGCTGGACAACGTGATCGGCAAGGCGCGCAACCGCGTGATCGTGGCGTCCTTCGCCAGTCACGTGCACCGCATCCAGCAGGTCGTCGACGTGGCCCAGAAGTACGGTCGCCGAATCTGTTTCGTCGGCCGCTCGATGGTCCGCAACATGCAGATCGCCCAGGACCTCGGCTACCTGACGGTGCCGGACGGCGTGGTCGTCGATCTCGACGTGGCCGCGACCCTGCCCGGCGACCGGCTGGTGCTCATCTCCACCGGCTCGCAAGGCGAACCGCTCTCGGCGCTGTCGCGGATGGCGCGCGGCGATCACCGGCAGATCCACATCCGCGCCGACGATCTGGTGGTGCTGGCCTCCTCGCTCATCCCCGGCAACGAGAACTCGGTGTTCGCCGTGGTCAACGGGCTGTCCAGGCTGGGAGCCACCGTCATCACCCAGCAGAACGCCAAGGTGCACGTCTCCGGACACGCCTCCGCGGGCGAGCTGCTGTACCTGTACAACGCGGTCCGGCCGACCAACGCCATGCCCGTGCACGGCGAATGGCGGCACCTGCGGGCCAACGCCGCGCTCGCGGTGGCCACCGGCGTTCCCGAGGACCGGGTGGTGCTCGCCGAGGACGGCGTGGTGGTGGACTTGGTGGACGGCATCGCGTCCATCGTCGGCCGGGTGCCGGTTGGCCACGTCTATGTCGACGGCCTGTCCGTCGGCGATGTCGGCGAGTCCACGCTGTCGGATCGTCTGGTGCTCGGCGAGGGCGGGTTCATCGCCATCACCGTCGCCATCGACGAGACCACCGGCAAGGCCGTGAGCACGCCGGAGCTGAGCGGTCGCGGCTTCTCCGACGACCCGACCGCGCTGGCCGCCGCCGCGGAACTGGTCGAGGCCGAGCTGCTGCGGCTGGCGGGCGAGGGCGTCACCGACACCCACCGCATCGCCCAGGGCGTGCGCCGGGTGGTCGGCCGCTGGGTCGCCGAGGCCTACCGCCGCCGTCCGATGATCGTGCCCACCGTCATCGCTGTCTGA
- a CDS encoding GAP family protein yields MVTLLLALTGFAFLDSLDLLLVGVTVAIVYDSKLARRSPLPGGLSFVAGVFAMTTTFGICAVLGITWLTSLIGFELTPTIRYWGELAVGAVLLVLAVLPSGARRDPPAWATKARRRPWVLALVGVAIGFAQAPTAVPYLAGLAMLSAHDPLPPLWPMIIIAYCAVALLPPLLILALSVRGTARARRVYRAIVRVLTEYGPLSVRIIFGLLGVALITDALVHHAHLW; encoded by the coding sequence ATGGTGACTCTGCTCTTGGCGCTGACCGGCTTCGCCTTCCTCGATTCGCTCGATCTGCTGCTCGTCGGCGTCACGGTGGCGATCGTCTACGACAGCAAGCTCGCGCGACGGTCACCGCTGCCGGGCGGGCTGAGTTTCGTCGCAGGCGTGTTCGCGATGACCACCACGTTCGGGATCTGCGCCGTCCTCGGCATCACCTGGCTCACGTCGCTGATCGGCTTCGAGCTGACGCCGACCATCCGCTACTGGGGTGAGCTGGCGGTGGGCGCTGTGCTGCTCGTGCTCGCCGTGCTGCCGTCCGGCGCACGCCGCGACCCGCCCGCGTGGGCGACGAAGGCCCGGCGCCGGCCCTGGGTGCTCGCACTGGTGGGCGTCGCCATCGGGTTCGCTCAGGCGCCGACGGCGGTGCCGTATCTCGCGGGCCTGGCCATGCTGTCCGCGCACGACCCGCTGCCCCCGCTCTGGCCGATGATCATCATCGCCTACTGCGCGGTCGCGCTGCTGCCGCCGCTGCTGATCCTGGCCCTGTCCGTCCGCGGCACCGCGCGAGCCCGGCGCGTGTATCGCGCGATCGTCCGCGTCCTGACCGAGTACGGCCCGCTCTCCGTGCGCATCATCTTCGGGCTCTTGGGCGTGGCGCTGATCACCGACGCGCTCGTCCACCACGCGCATCTGTGGTGA
- a CDS encoding TIGR03085 family metal-binding protein, whose product MSMAQRERQALVVAMSEAGPDAPTLCGAWTVRDLAAHLIVRERRPDAAPGILLKPFAGYLESVQERVACKPFPELLELVRTGPPWWSPLKPVDAMVNLSEMFVHHEDVRRAGPDWAPRELAESDEAKLWGVASKVGKMAYRKSPVPVVLATPDGRRAEVKSADGAAVTLTGKPSELVLHAFGRENVRIETAGEPEAVRAVLELDRSF is encoded by the coding sequence GTGAGCATGGCACAACGGGAACGTCAGGCGCTGGTCGTCGCGATGTCGGAGGCCGGTCCGGACGCGCCGACCCTGTGCGGTGCATGGACGGTGCGAGATCTCGCGGCGCACTTGATCGTTCGGGAACGCCGTCCCGACGCCGCCCCCGGCATCCTGCTGAAGCCGTTCGCGGGCTACCTCGAGTCGGTGCAGGAGCGCGTGGCGTGCAAGCCGTTTCCCGAACTGCTCGAACTCGTGCGGACCGGTCCGCCGTGGTGGTCGCCGCTGAAACCGGTGGACGCGATGGTCAATCTCAGCGAGATGTTCGTCCACCACGAGGACGTGCGCCGCGCCGGACCGGACTGGGCGCCGCGCGAACTCGCCGAGTCCGACGAGGCCAAATTGTGGGGTGTGGCGAGCAAGGTCGGCAAGATGGCCTATCGCAAATCGCCGGTGCCGGTGGTGCTCGCGACGCCGGACGGGCGCCGGGCGGAGGTGAAGTCGGCCGACGGCGCCGCTGTGACGCTCACCGGCAAACCGTCGGAACTGGTGCTGCACGCGTTCGGACGCGAGAACGTGCGCATCGAGACGGCGGGCGAGCCCGAGGCCGTCCGCGCGGTGCTGGAACTCGACCGCTCGTTCTGA
- a CDS encoding DUF4189 domain-containing protein, producing the protein MKKFFTAAAVIVATVGSMLATTAPAQAAYGYYGAIAVSSDGAYGIANNYGSYSAAEDAAIDVCGYGCSTLVSWTNGCGVLASSNTRWSASARSNYSDARAAALSRLSGGWVVDWRCTAGYSL; encoded by the coding sequence TTGAAGAAGTTCTTCACCGCTGCCGCGGTCATCGTGGCAACGGTCGGTTCGATGCTGGCCACTACGGCACCGGCGCAGGCCGCATACGGGTACTACGGCGCGATCGCCGTGTCGAGCGACGGCGCCTACGGCATCGCCAACAACTACGGAAGTTACAGCGCCGCAGAGGATGCCGCGATCGATGTCTGCGGGTACGGCTGCTCCACCCTGGTCTCCTGGACCAACGGCTGCGGCGTGCTCGCCAGCTCCAACACGCGCTGGAGCGCGTCGGCGCGGTCCAACTACTCCGACGCCCGCGCGGCGGCACTCTCGCGCCTGTCCGGCGGCTGGGTCGTCGACTGGCGTTGCACCGCGGGCTACTCGCTGTAA
- a CDS encoding DNA translocase FtsK, with the protein MAGKSRSTTTPRARAGSARGRTTTARSRSTTPRGGSAPRGRATPARRPVRRKSDTAPLAVFSRGVTGGWNMLARGLGATTRTLSRAGEIEHGHRRDGIALALIALSAVIAAAVWLSAGGPIGHFVEEAIRAVSGSASAALPFVATGIAIVLMRTEPRPEIRPRLVLGGLLVGLPLLGIWHLAAGAPTDAHGRSRAAGFAGYVIGGPLAGGLTAWLAVPILLLAIVFGVLLLTGTTVREVPQRLREYFGTAAGGDEYGEFEPQRDYDAADYDADGFPVHRTASRRRGRTPAENYPPDEFAGSDAVTESLGEPPLRDAKPIATEPPPEPPKPKKRAAPKVQDQTPPPPKEPEFVADRVIEGDYTLPPLTLLTDGDPPKKRSAANESMIEAITEVLVQFKIDAAVTGFVRGPTVTRYEVELGPGVKVEKITALARNIAYAVATENVRLLAPIPGKSAVGIEVPNSDRELVRLADVLKAPSTRNDHHPLVIGLGKNIEGEFVSANLAKMPHLLVAGSTGSGKSSFVNSMLVSLLQRATPDEVRMILIDPKMVELTPYEGIPHLITPIITQPKKAAAALAWLVEEMEQRYQDMQANKVRHIDDFNKKVKSGAITAPLGSERVYRPYPYILAIVDELADLMMTAPRDVEDAIVRITQKARAAGIHLVLATQRPSVDVVTGLIKTNVPSRLAFATSSLTDSRVILDQPGAEKLIGMGDGLFLPMGANKPTRLQGAFISDEEIHAVVDYTKNQAEPEYQEGVTAAKAGEKKDVDPDIGDDLDVLLQAIELVVTSQFGSTSMLQRKLRVGFAKAGRLMDLMETRGVVGPSEGSKARDVLVKPDELEGLLWSIRGGGAESEDGEE; encoded by the coding sequence ATGGCAGGTAAGTCCCGCAGCACCACGACACCTCGTGCGCGGGCGGGATCGGCCCGGGGGAGGACCACCACGGCGCGGTCTCGTTCCACCACACCCCGGGGTGGTTCCGCACCGCGCGGGCGCGCCACACCGGCCCGCAGACCCGTTCGGCGCAAGTCCGACACCGCGCCGCTGGCCGTCTTCAGCCGCGGCGTCACCGGCGGCTGGAACATGCTCGCCCGCGGCCTCGGCGCCACCACCCGCACACTCAGCAGGGCGGGCGAGATCGAACACGGACACCGGCGCGACGGCATCGCGCTCGCGCTGATCGCGCTGAGCGCCGTCATCGCGGCCGCGGTGTGGCTCTCGGCGGGCGGACCGATCGGGCACTTCGTCGAAGAGGCGATCCGAGCGGTGTCCGGTTCCGCCTCGGCCGCACTGCCGTTCGTCGCGACCGGCATCGCGATCGTCCTCATGCGCACCGAACCGCGTCCCGAGATCCGGCCGCGGCTCGTGCTCGGCGGATTGCTGGTCGGCCTGCCGCTGCTCGGCATCTGGCATCTCGCCGCGGGCGCGCCCACCGACGCGCACGGCCGTTCCCGCGCCGCGGGCTTCGCCGGCTACGTGATCGGCGGCCCGCTGGCCGGTGGGCTCACCGCGTGGCTGGCCGTGCCGATCCTGTTGCTCGCCATCGTCTTCGGCGTGCTGCTGCTCACCGGGACCACGGTTCGCGAGGTGCCACAGCGGCTGCGCGAATACTTCGGCACCGCGGCGGGCGGCGACGAGTACGGCGAGTTCGAGCCGCAACGCGACTACGACGCCGCCGACTACGACGCCGATGGTTTCCCCGTGCACCGCACCGCGTCTCGGCGCCGCGGCCGCACCCCGGCCGAGAACTATCCACCCGACGAATTCGCCGGATCCGACGCGGTCACCGAATCGCTGGGCGAGCCGCCGCTGCGCGATGCCAAGCCGATCGCCACCGAGCCGCCGCCGGAACCGCCAAAACCGAAGAAGCGCGCGGCGCCCAAGGTGCAGGACCAGACCCCGCCGCCACCCAAGGAACCCGAGTTCGTCGCCGACCGGGTGATCGAGGGCGATTACACGCTGCCGCCGCTGACTCTGCTCACCGACGGCGACCCGCCCAAGAAGCGCAGCGCCGCCAACGAATCGATGATCGAGGCGATCACCGAGGTGCTGGTGCAGTTCAAGATCGACGCGGCGGTCACCGGATTCGTGCGCGGCCCGACGGTCACCCGCTACGAGGTGGAGCTCGGCCCCGGCGTGAAGGTGGAGAAGATCACCGCGCTGGCCCGCAACATCGCCTACGCCGTCGCCACCGAGAACGTTCGGCTGCTCGCGCCGATCCCCGGTAAGTCCGCCGTCGGCATCGAGGTGCCCAACTCCGACCGCGAGCTGGTGCGATTGGCCGACGTGCTGAAAGCGCCGTCCACTCGAAACGACCACCATCCGTTGGTGATCGGTCTCGGCAAGAACATCGAGGGCGAGTTCGTCTCCGCCAATTTGGCGAAGATGCCGCATCTGCTTGTCGCGGGTTCCACCGGATCGGGTAAGTCCAGCTTCGTCAACTCGATGCTGGTCTCGTTGCTGCAGCGGGCCACGCCCGACGAGGTACGGATGATCCTGATCGACCCCAAGATGGTCGAACTCACCCCGTACGAGGGCATTCCGCACCTGATCACGCCCATCATCACCCAGCCGAAGAAGGCCGCCGCCGCGCTGGCCTGGCTGGTGGAGGAGATGGAGCAGCGCTACCAGGACATGCAGGCCAACAAGGTGCGCCACATCGACGACTTCAACAAGAAGGTGAAGTCCGGGGCGATCACCGCGCCGCTGGGCAGCGAGCGGGTCTACCGGCCCTACCCCTACATTCTCGCCATCGTCGACGAGCTCGCCGACCTCATGATGACCGCGCCGCGCGACGTCGAGGACGCGATCGTCCGCATCACCCAGAAGGCGCGCGCCGCGGGCATCCACCTGGTGCTGGCGACCCAGCGTCCGTCGGTGGACGTGGTCACCGGTCTGATCAAGACCAACGTGCCCTCGCGCCTCGCGTTCGCGACCTCCTCGCTCACCGACTCCCGGGTCATCCTGGATCAGCCGGGCGCCGAGAAGCTGATCGGCATGGGCGACGGGCTGTTCCTGCCCATGGGCGCGAACAAACCCACCCGTCTACAGGGTGCGTTCATCAGCGACGAGGAAATCCACGCCGTCGTCGACTACACCAAGAACCAGGCCGAACCCGAGTACCAAGAGGGCGTCACCGCCGCGAAGGCCGGGGAGAAGAAGGACGTCGACCCCGACATCGGCGACGACCTCGACGTGCTGCTCCAGGCCATCGAACTGGTCGTCACCTCTCAGTTCGGCTCCACCTCCATGCTCCAGCGCAAGCTGCGCGTCGGTTTCGCCAAGGCGGGCCGCCTGATGGACCTCATGGAGACCCGCGGCGTCGTCGGTCCCAGCGAAGGGTCGAAGGCGCGCGATGTGCTCGTCAAGCCGGACGAGCTGGAGGGGTTGCTGTGGTCGATCCGTGGTGGTGGCGCGGAGTCGGAGGACGGCGAGGAGTAA